In Leisingera methylohalidivorans DSM 14336, a single genomic region encodes these proteins:
- a CDS encoding C4-dicarboxylate TRAP transporter substrate-binding protein: MNRFLTAAVAATAGVAMAGEAAATEWNVSLWGKRRAFTEHVEKLAELVAEKTGGEFTLNISYGGLSKNKENLDGISIGAFEMAQFCAGYHRDKNPSITVLELPFLGVNTLDEEVAVANAVYAHPAVQADLARWNAKLLMTSPMPQYNIVGTGEPRDELAEFKDMRVRATGGIGKAFSAVGAVPTSVTATEAYNAMESGVVDTVAFAQHAHLAFGTINRADWWTANLNPGTVNCPVVVNTDAYEALSDAERAALDSSVEEAIDHYLTNYGALLEKWDSVLAEKGVEKITISDDQLAEFHKVAADPIRAQWIEDMTAQGLPAQELYDLVQKTLSDHRSGS, translated from the coding sequence ATGAATAGATTTCTGACGGCCGCTGTGGCGGCAACTGCTGGCGTAGCAATGGCAGGCGAGGCCGCCGCGACCGAATGGAACGTGTCGCTGTGGGGCAAGCGCCGCGCGTTCACTGAACATGTGGAAAAACTGGCCGAGCTGGTGGCGGAGAAAACCGGCGGCGAGTTCACCCTGAACATCAGCTATGGCGGCTTGTCCAAGAACAAGGAAAACCTCGACGGCATTTCCATCGGTGCGTTTGAAATGGCGCAGTTCTGTGCCGGCTACCACCGTGACAAGAACCCTTCGATTACCGTGCTGGAACTGCCGTTCCTGGGCGTGAACACGCTGGACGAAGAAGTGGCCGTGGCAAATGCGGTGTACGCGCACCCGGCGGTGCAGGCGGATCTGGCGCGCTGGAATGCCAAGCTTCTTATGACCTCCCCAATGCCGCAGTACAATATCGTGGGCACAGGTGAGCCGCGCGATGAGCTGGCAGAGTTCAAGGACATGCGGGTCCGTGCCACTGGCGGCATCGGCAAGGCGTTCTCGGCTGTCGGCGCAGTGCCGACCTCGGTGACCGCGACGGAAGCATACAATGCAATGGAATCCGGCGTCGTGGACACCGTCGCCTTTGCCCAGCACGCGCATCTGGCCTTTGGCACCATCAATCGCGCTGACTGGTGGACCGCGAACCTGAACCCCGGCACCGTGAACTGCCCGGTGGTGGTGAACACCGATGCCTATGAGGCCCTTAGCGACGCCGAGCGTGCGGCACTCGACAGCTCCGTTGAAGAGGCGATCGACCACTATCTGACCAACTACGGTGCTCTGCTGGAGAAGTGGGACAGCGTGCTGGCCGAGAAAGGGGTCGAGAAAATCACCATCTCTGACGACCAGCTGGCCGAGTTCCACAAAGTGGCCGCCGACCCGATCCGCGCTCAGTGGATCGAGGATATGACCGCCCAGGGCCTGCCGGCGCAGGAGCTTTATGATCTGGTGCAGAAGACTCTTAGCGATCACCGCTCAGGCAGCTGA
- a CDS encoding TRAP transporter large permease, with amino-acid sequence MEPIEIGLWVTGGLLVMVVLGMRVAFAAGLAGLIGLVWIFWAKFGYSPDKFGKALTVSVKIAGQVPHSKVSSQALSLIPTFILIGYLAYYAGLTRALFEAAKRWIAWLPGGLAVSTVFATAGFAAVSGASVATSAVFARIAIPEMLKIGYNKQFAAGVVAAGGTLASLIPPSAILVIYAIIVEQDVGKLLLAGFIPGAFSAVIYGLLIVGIAVVFKSVGPPVKGFTWGQRFAALPGALPIIFVVVIIICFVYNPFGGDAWGTPTEGGALGAFVVFCMAVLKGMKWAELKSALLETAKLTVMIFTIIWGVLIYVRFLGFADLPGAFSDWITSLEMSPMVILICILLAYAVLGMFMDAIGMLLLTLPVVYPAVMALNGGESVAAADSAFGMSGTMCAIWFGILVVKMAEFCLITPPIGLNCFVVAGVRDDLSVQDVFKGVTPFFIADAVTIALLVAFPGIVLYLPSLAG; translated from the coding sequence ATGGAACCCATTGAAATCGGCCTGTGGGTCACCGGCGGCCTGCTGGTGATGGTGGTCTTGGGGATGCGGGTGGCCTTCGCCGCCGGTCTTGCGGGCCTCATCGGCCTCGTCTGGATCTTCTGGGCCAAGTTCGGCTACAGCCCGGATAAATTCGGCAAGGCGCTGACCGTGTCGGTCAAGATCGCGGGGCAGGTGCCGCACTCCAAGGTCTCCAGTCAGGCGCTGTCGCTGATCCCGACATTCATCCTGATTGGCTATCTTGCTTATTACGCGGGCCTGACACGCGCTTTGTTCGAGGCAGCCAAGCGCTGGATTGCCTGGCTGCCGGGCGGGCTGGCGGTTTCCACCGTCTTTGCCACCGCGGGCTTTGCCGCGGTATCGGGCGCCTCTGTCGCCACCTCTGCCGTCTTTGCCCGCATTGCCATTCCGGAGATGCTCAAGATCGGCTACAACAAGCAATTCGCCGCCGGTGTGGTGGCAGCTGGTGGCACGCTGGCCTCGCTGATTCCGCCCTCGGCGATCTTGGTGATTTACGCGATCATCGTGGAACAGGACGTCGGCAAGCTGCTGCTGGCGGGATTCATCCCAGGAGCTTTTTCGGCAGTGATTTACGGCCTGCTGATTGTCGGCATCGCGGTGGTTTTCAAATCGGTCGGCCCGCCGGTCAAAGGTTTCACCTGGGGGCAGCGCTTTGCTGCGCTGCCAGGCGCGCTGCCAATTATCTTTGTGGTCGTGATCATCATCTGCTTTGTCTACAACCCCTTTGGCGGCGATGCTTGGGGGACACCGACCGAAGGCGGGGCTTTGGGGGCCTTTGTGGTCTTTTGCATGGCGGTGCTCAAAGGCATGAAATGGGCGGAGCTGAAGTCTGCCCTGCTGGAAACAGCGAAACTGACGGTGATGATTTTCACCATCATCTGGGGAGTGCTGATCTATGTGCGCTTTCTGGGGTTTGCGGACTTGCCTGGGGCGTTTTCTGACTGGATCACCTCGCTGGAAATGTCGCCGATGGTAATCCTGATCTGCATCCTTCTGGCCTATGCGGTGCTGGGCATGTTCATGGATGCCATCGGAATGCTGCTGCTCACGTTGCCGGTGGTCTACCCTGCGGTGATGGCGCTGAACGGCGGCGAAAGCGTTGCCGCTGCCGACAGCGCCTTTGGCATGAGCGGCACGATGTGCGCGATCTGGTTTGGCATTCTGGTGGTGAAGATGGCCGAGTTCTGCCTCATCACCCCGCCAATCGGGCTGAACTGTTTCGTGGTTGCCGGCGTTCGGGATGACCTGAGCGTGCAGGATGTGTTCAAGGGCGTGACGCCGTTTTTCATTGCCGACGCCGTAACAATTGCGCTGCTGGTCGCCTTCCCGGGGATTGTTCTGTACCTGCCGTCATTGGCTGGCTAG
- a CDS encoding transposase has product MYARGLTARESESSVRAQWRTGHIEEIYGFKASLSLFPAITGTVMQEVTVWQNRSLGPCYPVVFMASIRVNIRSDGAVTNTAAFVALATCRTGHGTFWAYGSRPMRGARCRAVCATAGFRTS; this is encoded by the coding sequence ATGTACGCCCGCGGCTTGACGGCCCGGGAAAGTGAGTCATCGGTTCGAGCACAATGGCGAACGGGCCATATCGAGGAGATCTACGGCTTTAAAGCGTCTCTCAGCTTGTTTCCGGCGATCACCGGCACCGTGATGCAAGAGGTAACGGTCTGGCAGAACCGCTCCCTGGGGCCCTGCTATCCGGTCGTCTTCATGGCCTCCATCAGGGTCAATATCCGCAGCGACGGCGCAGTCACTAACACAGCGGCCTTCGTGGCCCTGGCAACCTGCCGGACGGGGCACGGGACGTTCTGGGCTTATGGTTCCAGGCCAATGAGGGGGGCAAGGTGCCGGGCGGTCTGCGCAACCGCAGGTTTTAGGACATCCTGA
- a CDS encoding TRAP transporter small permease subunit: MAGSAAVLEDGSLISRLDQRLLKAERLLALLSGIAVFSLMILAVVSVGGRNAANAPLPGYVDWIEQIMPLIAFMGIAYVQRNGGHIRMDIVIGALSGRAMWLFEMISVILILLLIAALVWGSWSHFLRSFDFAAPWWSRDSSIDIGLPIWPAKLLAPVAFAVLGLRLMLQIWGYGRALVLGLETPVAVPLVQSAAEQAAAEADQLEGHDTNSSGQG, encoded by the coding sequence ATGGCAGGCAGCGCAGCAGTGCTGGAGGACGGAAGCCTGATCAGCAGGCTGGACCAGCGGCTATTGAAAGCAGAGCGCCTACTGGCGCTTCTGAGCGGCATAGCGGTATTTTCGCTGATGATCCTGGCGGTGGTCTCGGTCGGTGGGCGCAATGCGGCCAATGCGCCCTTGCCCGGTTACGTCGACTGGATCGAACAGATTATGCCGCTGATCGCCTTCATGGGCATCGCCTATGTGCAGCGCAATGGCGGCCATATCCGCATGGACATCGTTATCGGCGCCCTTAGCGGCCGGGCCATGTGGCTGTTTGAGATGATCTCGGTCATTCTGATCTTGCTGCTGATTGCAGCGCTGGTCTGGGGCAGCTGGTCGCATTTCCTGCGCTCCTTTGATTTTGCCGCGCCTTGGTGGAGCCGCGACAGCTCCATCGACATCGGCCTGCCGATCTGGCCCGCCAAACTGCTGGCTCCGGTGGCCTTTGCGGTGCTGGGCCTTCGGCTGATGCTGCAGATCTGGGGCTATGGCCGGGCGCTGGTTCTGGGGCTGGAGACGCCGGTGGCGGTGCCGCTGGTGCAAAGCGCCGCGGAGCAGGCCGCGGCAGAGGCGGATCAATTGGAAGGCCATGACACGAACAGCAGCGGGCAGGGATAA
- a CDS encoding transposase produces MPSCPAHLIPKCPHADLFNKRGRDWLNGQPVPEDERAAIARHIREPARLGADLAQLGRDIAQDALEDEPFRRLLAITGVNPTVASGLMAAIISIARFASPQKLVSYFGLNPRGRQPGLEPAQHSRISKAGRSHARAMLAGAAWAGAKALAPLHAFFVRIRAHRGHQISAVAEARKLATLCWHMLTKAKDYRWVRPSLLAHKRRPGLNGRADRLQSRGAGLAVLVAGNAHGMAQQINGTGLDLGFGGRPP; encoded by the coding sequence ATGCCATCCTGCCCCGCGCATCTGATCCCCAAATGCCCGCATGCCGATCTCTTCAACAAGCGCGGCCGCGACTGGCTGAACGGCCAGCCGGTGCCGGAGGACGAACGGGCAGCGATTGCGCGTCATATCCGGGAGCCGGCCCGGCTCGGGGCAGATCTCGCCCAACTCGGCCGCGACATCGCCCAGGACGCGCTGGAGGACGAACCGTTCCGGAGGTTGCTGGCTATTACGGGCGTCAATCCGACGGTGGCTTCCGGGCTGATGGCGGCGATCATCAGCATCGCCCGGTTCGCCTCTCCCCAGAAACTGGTGAGCTATTTCGGGCTGAACCCGCGGGGGCGCCAACCCGGTTTGGAGCCCGCCCAACATAGCCGGATCAGCAAGGCCGGGCGCAGCCATGCCCGCGCGATGCTGGCCGGGGCAGCCTGGGCCGGGGCAAAGGCACTGGCTCCGCTCCACGCCTTCTTTGTCCGGATCCGGGCCCACCGCGGCCACCAGATCTCCGCCGTTGCCGAGGCGCGAAAGCTCGCCACGCTCTGCTGGCACATGCTGACAAAAGCCAAGGACTATCGCTGGGTCCGGCCTAGCCTGCTCGCGCACAAGCGCCGCCCCGGCCTTAACGGCCGTGCAGACCGCCTTCAGAGTCGCGGCGCCGGCCTTGCGGTCCTTGTCGCTGGCAACGCTCATGGAATGGCGCAGCAGATAAACGGGACAGGTCTGGACCTGGGTTTCGGGGGAAGGCCGCCTTGA
- the acs gene encoding acetate--CoA ligase: protein MNALHADAVYPPSDETVARAHVTAAKYQEMYDASLTDPEGFWGEQGKRIDWIKPFTQVKDVNYDFGNVSINWYSDGTLNVSANCIDRHLENRCDQTAIIWEPDSPEEPAQHITYKELHRRTCRMANILVSMGVRKGDRVVIYLPMIPEAAYAMLACARIGAIHSIVFAGFSPDALAARVNGCDAKVVITADEAPRGGRKTALKSNADAALLHTKDSVKCLVVKRTGGQTTWVDGRDFDYNEMALEADDYCAPAEMNAEDPLFILYTSGSTGQPKGVVHTSGGYLAYAAMTHEITFDYHDGDIYWCTADVGWVTGHSYIVYGPLANGATTLMFEGVPTYPDASRFWQVCQKHKVNQFYTAPTALRALMGQGNEWVEKCDLSDLKVLGTVGEPINPEAWNWYNEVVGKGKCPIVDTWWQTETGGHLMTPLPGAHAMKPGAAMKPFFGIQPVVLDPTSGGEIEGNGVEGVLCIKDSWPGQMRTVWGDHERFEKTYFSDYKGYYFTGDGCRRDEDGDYWITGRVDDVINVSGHRMGTAEVESALVAHTAVAEAAVVGYPHEIKGQGIYCYVTLMNDRDPSDELLKELRTWVRTEIGPIASPDVIQWAPGLPKTRSGKIMRRILRKIAENDFGSLGDTSTLADPSVVDDLIANRANKG, encoded by the coding sequence ATGAACGCGTTGCACGCAGACGCTGTCTATCCGCCGTCCGACGAAACCGTTGCCCGTGCGCATGTGACTGCCGCCAAGTATCAGGAGATGTATGACGCCTCGCTGACCGACCCTGAAGGGTTCTGGGGCGAACAAGGCAAGCGCATCGACTGGATCAAGCCCTTTACCCAGGTGAAGGACGTGAACTATGATTTTGGCAATGTTTCGATCAACTGGTACAGCGACGGCACCCTGAACGTCAGCGCCAACTGCATCGACCGCCACCTGGAAAACCGCTGCGATCAGACCGCGATCATCTGGGAACCGGATAGCCCGGAAGAACCTGCGCAGCACATTACCTATAAGGAACTGCACCGCCGCACCTGCCGGATGGCCAACATCCTCGTGTCGATGGGGGTGCGCAAAGGCGACCGCGTGGTGATCTACCTGCCGATGATCCCCGAAGCGGCCTATGCCATGCTGGCCTGCGCCAGGATCGGCGCCATCCATTCCATCGTGTTTGCCGGATTCTCCCCCGACGCGCTGGCGGCCCGGGTCAACGGCTGCGACGCCAAAGTGGTCATTACCGCCGATGAGGCCCCCCGCGGCGGCCGCAAGACCGCCCTGAAGTCGAACGCCGACGCGGCGCTGCTGCACACCAAGGACAGCGTTAAATGCCTGGTGGTCAAACGCACTGGCGGCCAGACCACCTGGGTCGACGGGCGCGACTTTGACTACAATGAAATGGCGCTGGAAGCGGATGATTACTGCGCCCCCGCCGAGATGAACGCCGAGGATCCGCTGTTCATCCTCTACACCTCCGGCTCCACCGGCCAGCCCAAGGGCGTTGTGCATACCTCCGGCGGCTATTTGGCCTATGCCGCGATGACCCATGAGATCACTTTCGATTACCACGATGGCGACATCTACTGGTGCACCGCGGATGTGGGCTGGGTCACCGGCCACAGCTATATCGTCTATGGCCCGCTGGCCAACGGCGCCACCACGCTGATGTTCGAAGGCGTGCCGACCTATCCCGATGCCTCACGCTTTTGGCAAGTCTGCCAAAAGCACAAGGTGAATCAGTTTTATACGGCCCCCACAGCGCTGCGCGCACTGATGGGTCAGGGTAACGAATGGGTCGAAAAATGCGATCTCAGCGATCTCAAGGTGCTGGGCACGGTGGGTGAACCGATCAACCCCGAGGCCTGGAACTGGTACAATGAGGTTGTCGGCAAGGGCAAATGCCCGATCGTTGATACCTGGTGGCAGACCGAGACCGGCGGCCATCTGATGACCCCGCTGCCGGGCGCCCACGCAATGAAGCCGGGCGCCGCGATGAAACCTTTCTTTGGTATCCAGCCGGTGGTTCTGGACCCCACCAGCGGCGGCGAGATCGAGGGCAACGGCGTGGAAGGCGTTTTGTGCATCAAGGACAGCTGGCCGGGTCAGATGCGCACCGTCTGGGGCGACCATGAGAGGTTCGAGAAGACTTATTTCTCTGACTACAAAGGTTACTACTTCACCGGCGACGGCTGCCGCCGCGACGAGGACGGCGATTACTGGATCACCGGACGCGTCGATGACGTGATCAACGTCTCCGGCCACCGCATGGGCACAGCCGAGGTTGAAAGCGCGCTGGTGGCCCATACCGCCGTAGCCGAGGCCGCCGTGGTCGGCTACCCGCATGAGATCAAGGGCCAGGGCATTTACTGCTACGTGACCCTGATGAACGACCGCGACCCTTCGGATGAACTGCTGAAGGAGCTGCGTACCTGGGTGCGGACCGAGATCGGCCCGATTGCCTCGCCCGACGTGATCCAGTGGGCGCCGGGCCTGCCGAAAACCCGCTCCGGCAAGATCATGCGCCGCATCCTGCGCAAGATCGCAGAGAACGACTTTGGCAGCCTTGGCGATACATCGACTCTTGCCGATCCGTCGGTGGTCGACGACCTGATTGCAAACCGCGCGAACAAGGGGTGA